The proteins below are encoded in one region of Sander lucioperca isolate FBNREF2018 chromosome 11, SLUC_FBN_1.2, whole genome shotgun sequence:
- the hyi gene encoding putative hydroxypyruvate isomerase has product MAPLRFCANISWLFTELPDFSQRIYAAASAGFQAVEAAWLYDCDLPELQRAREATGVEVVLINTPPGDVKGGDLGLGAVPGREAEFRQGLDLALKYARALDCKRIHLMAGRLPVGSHRMAVAKEMEAIFVQNLTYAADILSKEGITGLIEPINTRITDPRYFLDSPHQAAAILEKVRKPNIKLQMDVFHWQIMDGNLTQNIHKYFPIIGHVQVAQVPGRNEPDSGGELSYSYLLKTLEEHGYQGYIGCEYKPRGSTKEGLGWIKDYCTHSQ; this is encoded by the exons ATGGCTCCGCTAAGGTTCTGTGCGAATATTTCCTGGCTGTTCACGGAGCTTCCAGACTTCAGTCAGAGGATATATGCGGCTGCCTCGGCTGGCTTTCAGGCGGTGGAGGCTGCCTGGCTCTACGACTGCGACCTGCCGGAGCTCCAGAGAGCCAGAGAGGCTACAGGAGTGGAGGTGGTCCTCATCAACACCCCGCCCG GAGATGTAAAGGGAGGTGATCTTGGTCTCGGAGCGGTTCCTGGAAGAGAGGCAGAGTTCAGACAGGGTCTGGATCTGGCTTTGAAGTATGCACGAGCTTTGGACTGCAAAAG GATCCACCTGATGGCAGGGAGGCTTCCTGTGGGCTCGCACAGAATGGCGGTTGCCAAGGAGATGGAGGCCATCTTTGTGCAGAACCTAACCTATGCTGCTGATATCCTCTCAAAG GAAGGAATCACTGGCTTGATTGAACCAATCAACACAAGGATTACAGATCCCAGGTATTTTCTGGACTCTCCTCATCAGG CGGCTGCAATACTGGAGAAGGTCAGAAAGCCCAACATCAAGCTGCAAATG GACGTCTTTCACTGGCAAATAATGGATGGAAACCTgacacaaaacatacacaagTATTTCCCCATTATTG GTCATGTTCAGGTGGCTCAGGTCCCGGGCAGGAATGAGCCCGACAGTGGCGGAGAGCTCAGCTACAGCTACCTGCTGAAGACTCTGGAGGAGCACGGCTACCAGGGATACATCGGCTGTGAATACAAGC